The Anaerolineae bacterium genomic sequence AAGCTTTTCAAAGGAGTATGGAAACGAGGCTTGACCTTATTCAGGAGAGGATGCTGGCTCAGTCTCGCTGGCTGATTGGCTCCATAGCGGTTCTGGGCACAGTCATAAGCATCCTTCTGGCCATTGGTCAGTTTGTGAGGTGACCAGAACCGATGGACTTAATGGAAAAATTAAACCATTTCCCCAATATTCTTGTGAAGGGAGGGAAAGAAGCGAAAAGATTTTTAAAGTTTGCTATCGTGGGAGCGAGTGGGACTTTGGTGGATTTTAGCCTCTTAAATTTGGGAATCCTCGTGCTGGGTTTGCCTAAGCCTTTAGCCAACACTATTTCCTTTTCGGCCGCTGTCGTGAACAACTTTGTCTGGAACCGGCTCTGGACTTTCCCAGAGAGTCGTTTTTCGCCTTTCCTGACCAGATTCTGGAAGTTTGCCTTTGTTTGTGTGGTTGGTTATTTCTTAAACCAGACGATATTCCTCGGCCTTGACTTCTTGTTTTTTCACCAATTGGGAACTCTTGGGTACAACCTTTCCAAAGCCATTGCTACGGGTGTGGTCCTTTTCTGGAACTTCGGGATGAACAGGATCTGGACTTTCAAAGAGGTTTAAAATGCGCATCGGGGTTGATTACACCGCTGCCGTAAAACAGAAGGCTGGTATAGGAAGATATGCTCGCGAGCTTTTCAAGCATCTGGGTAAAATTGACCAGCAAAATTTCTATATCCTTATGGTCCCCAGAGACGCAGCTCTTCATCCGCTCCCTTCCAATTTCCGTTACCTTAAGCTTCCTTTTTCCGAACGCCTAATGTATATTTTTTGGCAAAGGCTAAGGGTTCCAATCCCTGCTGAGATTTTTACTGGCCCTTTAAGGCTCTTCCACTCTCCTGATTTCGTCCTTCCTCCCCTGGCCTTAACCCCTTCTATCCTTACGATCCATGACCTTTCTTTCCTGCGACTTCCAGAGTGTTTCACATCAAATCTTCTTCGGTATCTTTCCCAGGCTGTGCCTCGTTCTATAAAAGAAGCTGATTTTATCTTGGCGGATTCAGGCAACACCCGGGAAGACCTTTTGGAGCTAATGGGGGTGCCTTCAGACAAGATAGAAATTTTGTATGCTGGGGTTGGAGAAAACTTCAAGCCATCAAATGGGGAAAGAGCTCGCACACGTTACGGTTTACCTCAGAGGTTTATACTTAGCCTGGGGACTTTAGAACCTCGTAAAAATTTCCCCAGGTTAATCCGAGCTTTTGCTATTCTCAAGGAAAATTTAGAACCCGGGAATGATCTTAAACTGGTCATCGCCGGGCGTAAAGGCTGGCTTTTTGAAGCTATCTTCAGGGCGGTCGAGGAATGTGGGCTTGAGGGGGAGGTGATTTTCCCGGGTTATGTAGAAGAAGAGGATCTCCCTTCCCTCTACTCAGCGGCAGAGCTTTTCGTTTATCCATCTCTATATGAGGGTTTTGGGCTTCCTCCCCTGGAAGCCATGGCCTGTGGAGTTCCTGTGGTGGCTTCTGAAGCTCCTCCTCTGCCCGAAATCCTCGGGGATGCCGCACTTTTCTTTTCGCCTTACGATGTGGAAGCTATGGCTTCAGCTATGGAAAAGGCATTGCTGGATAAAGAGCTGCGCCGGAAGTTGCGGGAAAAAGGGTTCACCCAAAGCTCAATTTTTTCCTGGGATAAATCGGCCCGAAAACTTTTGGAAATTTACCAGCGCTTAGGAGAAAATCCATGAAAAAGTGGTTCTTTCTCCTGGCTCTGGCAGCGGCTTTGGCCGGTTATTGGGCTCCATGGGTCCATCACAAAGCGTCCGCTTTAGTCCTTACTGGGTTAGATATGGGCGAGTTTGTCAAGTTTCTGCCCCAGTTTCGCTCCGGAGAGTTAAGGTTCCTGCGAGAAGTATTTTACCTCCCCCTTCTGCTCTCTTCGTTGTCCTTCATTCTTATGGCCTCCTCTCCAGCCCTCAGTTATCCGAGGTGGGCCAGGGGCTTACTGTTGATGTTAGCCTGGGCTATGGCCTTATCCATGCTTCCTCCGGCGTGGTCGCCTCCGATTCTACTTAAGTCGGAGTTCATACGTCAGACGATTGCCATCGTTTTTTGCTTGACTTTGCCTCTTGCCTGGCCGATTTTAAAGAGAATTCCATCTTCTGCACTTTATTCCTTCCTCTTATTAGCCAGCCTCCTTGGCAGCATTTTGCCTTCCGTCTACTTTGAAAAGACTCGCCCTTTCATCGTTATGCTTTACACCCAGCCGATAGGTTGGGGTTGGGGGATTTACCTTATGCTGGCAGGGTTTGCCTTTCTGGCGGGGCTTTCGCTTTCAGAGCTGGTGAGGAGAAAGGGCCAGAAGGTCACGGATGGGGGTTCACCAGAGGCACTCGTCCAGCCAGGTTCTATAGCCAGAGCAGCGGGGATTTTAGCGGCCGGTAACATCGCCAGCCGAGTAATGGGTCTGGGACGGGAAACGATAATAGCCCATTACTTTGGGGCTACGGGGGAGGTGAGCGCTTTCCGGGTAGCCTCCATAATCCCCACCATGGTTTATGAGCTTTTGATTGGAGGGATGCTCAGCGCCGCTCTCGTTCCAGTCTTAAGTGAGTATGCCTCATCGGAAAGGAAAGAAGAACTGGGCAGGGTAGTGGGAATTGTGCTGGGGGTTTTCGGCTTGGGCCTGGGGGTTGTTGTGCTTATGATTGAACTATTCGCCCCCCTGGTGGCTTGGCTTCTGGGAGGAGGTTTTTCTGTAGAGCTCCGGAGAATAACCACTAACCTTATCCGGATCATAATACCGGCTCTCCTTATCTTTGGCAGCAGTGGAATATTGACGGGCCTCCTCTATTCTCTTAAGCGATTTTCAGCCCCGGCCTTCGGGGCTGCCGTGTATAATTTGGGGATAATTTTGGCAGCTCCTCTTTTTTCCCGTTTCCTTGATATTTACAGCCTCGCCCTGGGGATCGTCATGGGGGCTTTACTTCAGTTTCTCATCCTTATCCCTTCTCTTAGGGATATACCCATCAAGCTCTCTTTCAACCTGAGGCACCCTGCTCTAAAGCGCATATTTATGCTTTATCTTCCCATTGCTGCGGGGCTGATCATAAGCGAGATACAGGTGGCTATAGACCGGAACCTTGCTTCCAGGACGGGCCCCAGCAGCATTGCTTGGATGGCCAATGCCACTACTCTGATTCAGTTCCCTCATGGCCTTATCTCCATTGCCATATCTACAGCTATCCTACCGACCTTAGCTAGGATCGCCCTTTCCCGTGAGAAGAACGAGGAATTCTTGGCGACTCTGGCTTCTGGAATAAAAATGGTATTGGCAGCAGCTATACCTGCCACTGTCGGTCTTTTCATTCTCTCCTATCCGATCATCGCTACGATATTTGAGCATGGCCGTTTCACCCCTTATGATACTCAATACACTGTGCTGGCTCTCAGGCTTTACCTTATCGGGTTGGTGTTTGCTTCAGTAGATTGGCCTCTCAATTATGCCTTCTACGCCCGTAAAGACACCTTTACTCCCGCAGCGGTGGGAGTGTTATCGGTTTTGGTCTATTTGGGAGTTGCTTTAACTCTGATGAAGCCTATGGGGATGGCAGGCCTCGTCCTGGCCGATTCTGCCAAGCATTTAAGTCATTGTATCACGATGCTTCTTATGCTTCACCGCAAAGTCGGTAGCTTGAAGGGGTACGGTATTTCCAGCACCATCCTTAAAGGAGCACTGGCCTCTTTAGCTATGGCTTTCGCCGTGGGTGAAGTGTTGCAGGTTATACCCATGGGTTCTTTCCAGGGAAAGCTAACAGCGGTAATAGCCGGAGGTTTTGTGGGCGCAGGGATTTATTTGGCTATGGCTATGATTATGAGGATGGAGGAAATCCTGCTTATCAAAGAAGCTGTCCTTTCCCGTTTGCGCCGGATTTAAAGCAAACTAACGGGGTCCACTTCGATTTTCCAACCTCCAGGCAGGATAATTTCTTCCAGAAGAGCTTGGGGATTCGGAGCCAGGAGGATTATTTGCCAGCGGTATCGGCCCCTGAGGCGGGAGAAAAAGCAAGGAACAGGTCCTATAAGGTGGACTTCTTCCCTCTGGCCGATCAAATGGATGAGATTGCGATACAAATTCTCCGCCTTTTCCCGGCAGCTTTTTTCGCTGGAATGCTGGTAGAGGAGCCGAATTATTCCTCTCAGGGGTGGGTAATTATGGAGGTGTCTGAATTCCATTTCCTTTTTGAAGAACCCCTCATAGTCATGACGAGCGGCAAGTTCAATTGCGTAATGGTTTGGAGTGTAAGTTTGGATTATGACTCGTCCGCCCAGGGGGCTGCGGCCCGCTCTACCCGCTACCTGCATTAGGAGCTGAAAAGTCCTCTCAGCTGCCCAGAGATCCGGAAGATGCAGGGCGGTGTCAGCCGAAATTACTCCTACCAGGGTTACATAGGGGAGATCAAGCCCCTTAGCTATCATCTGAGTTCCCACCAAAATGTCAGCCTGGCGAGAAGCAAATTTCTCTAAAATCACTTGGTGAGCATGTTTCCACACCACAGTATCCCGATCAAGCCTCAGAGTGCGAGCGCTGGGGAAGAGACGTATCACTTCATCTTCTACTTTTTCTGTTCCTAAGCCAAAGTAGCGGATGTGAGGACTTCCGCAGGCAGGGCAGTTGGCAGGGATCTGGTAATGGCGGCCGCAATGGTGGCAGAGGAAAGAGGGAGCTCTGGTTTTGTTCCCCCTGTGATAGGTCAGAGGGACATCGCACCGTTTACATTTGGCCACATATCCACAATTTGAACAGATTATGAAAGTCGCGGTTCCACGGCGGTTCAGAAAGAGTATCGCCTGTTCTCCTGCGTTGAGGGTCTTTTCCAGGGCTTTTATCAATGTGCGGCTGAATATTCCCCTATGCCCGGCTTTAAATTCTTCCCTCATGTCTACAATTTCTACGGGAGGAAGGCCTGAGGAATAAAGATCATCCCTCTCTTTTAGGATAAAAGGCTTTTTGCCCTTGAGGTCATGGGGTTTCCAGAGGATGCGTTTGGGAAGCTCCAGAAGATGAATTTCACCCTTTCTGGCTCTATAAAAGGTACCCAGGTCAGGAGTGGCGCTTCCCAGGATAACTACTGAACCGGTGATTCGGCCCAGCTCCATGGCTACATCTCTGGCGTGGTAATAGGGCCTTTTCTGGCTCTTGTAAGAGCGATCGTGTTCTTCGTCCACCACGATAAGGCCTGGGTTAGGTAAAGGAACAAAAAGGGCTGAGCGTGGTCCTATCACTATACTTACTTGCCCCCGCCTGATCCGCCACCAGGTGTCGTAACGCTCTCCTAGGGAAAGTTTGCTGTGGATTACCGCTATCTTACCTGGGAACCGGGAGCCGAAGCGATGGACTGTCTGAGGAGTGAGGGAGATTTCCGGGATCAGGACTATAGCCTGACGGCCCCGGCGCAAGGTTTCTTCTATTGCTCTGAGGTAGATCTCGGTTTTGCCGCTTCCAGTAACGCCGAAGAGAAGGTACGAGCAAAAAACCCCTTTTTCAATCCCTATCTTTATCTTTTCCCAGGCTTTTTCCTGATCAGAGGTTAAGTCCGGAGGGATTGTCTCCTCAAAGACCAAACCGGAAAGAGGGTCTCTTGCCACTTCTTCCCTTACGAGCCTTATGAGTCCTGTCTCTTCTAACTCCCGAAGATGCCTGAAAGTGCATCCTGTTTCGGCGTAGAGGTCTCCGGCTGAAACCGGCTTTTTCTCGCGATAAAGGACTTCCAGGATTTCAAGATAAAGGGATAAACCCTGCTCTTTCCGGGCCAGAACGATGGCTTCTTCCGGAGGCAAAGTAAGAAGAACTTGTTCCTCTTCCTCTACAGTTCTTACCAGGCCTTTATCCTCCAGAGCCTTTATAGCCCTTTTGGCATCCCCGAACTCTTCAACAGGCACGGGTTCGCGAGCTGAAAGGAGCTTCTCAAGGATCGGAAGCTGGGCTCTGGCTCGCTTCTTGAGGTTTTCCACAGCCTTGGCGAGCTCTTCCTCTGTAACGGCGGGGATTAAGAATTGCCGGGAAGGTAGGATTTGAACCAATCCCTTTTCCTCAAGCTGGCGGATATCCTGGCGAGTCGAACCAGTGGCGTTCATTACATCCTTTAGAGAAGGGATGGGGCCAGCGCGCACCAGGTATTCCAGGATTTCCGCTTTCCGGGATCTCTTCCGCAGCGGTTCAAGGAGACGAAGCCATTCTTTTCTGGGGGCTACGAGGAAAGCATAGACCAGCCTTTTGGGAGCTACAATGGGAGGGGTGAGGATGGGCTGGCGGATCACAATCCCCTTCTTCAGTAGGTTTCTCAAAGCCTTGTGCCAGCCTTTTGGCCCCAGGAATTCCTCAAGCCTTTCAGCTCTAATTTCGCCCTTTTTTCGCAACAGGTTTAAAATAGCTTCTTCCCATTTACTGGTTGGTGCAAAGGAACTGGCTTCGGGGCTGAGGCGGAGGACACTTCTGGCTTTGCCACCTATGCCTGGAGGGGTCATGAGAGCCACACATTCGCTTATAGGTGCAAGGTAGTGTTTGCTCATCCATTCAGCAAGGCGGAGCTGATAGTGAGGCAGAGAGAATTCCAGGAGTGCAGCGATGGGCTTAACTCCTTCTACGGGGGAATGATCGCTAAGGGAGAAAATGACCCCCTGCACAAGTCTCGGCCCAAAGGGTATCAGGACACCGCGGCCTACAAAAGCCTGGGAGCGTAAGTCTTCGGGGATAAAATAATGAAAGCCAGGGAAAGGCTCGCCCCTGCGAGGCCTAAGGGGCAGGTTTACCACCACCTCGGCATAGGTCTTTTCGCTCATTACTGTTCTTCTGAGCTCCGGCCTAACTCTTTAAGGAGCTCCTTGGCTCTTCGGCCGTAAAGGCTATCGGGGGAAAGCTCCACTGCTTCCTTCAAACAATGGATAGCTTTATCTTTCTGGCCTGCTTTCCGGTAAGCAAGGCCCAGGTTAAAAAGACAAGCTGCCTCGTTCCTGAAACCTATCACTTCTTTGTGTTTTTCCAGCACTTCTTCCAGGATAGCGATAGCTTCTTTCATTGCCCCGCTTCGGATCTTGGCCACAGCTATGTT encodes the following:
- a CDS encoding GtrA family protein, which gives rise to MDLMEKLNHFPNILVKGGKEAKRFLKFAIVGASGTLVDFSLLNLGILVLGLPKPLANTISFSAAVVNNFVWNRLWTFPESRFSPFLTRFWKFAFVCVVGYFLNQTIFLGLDFLFFHQLGTLGYNLSKAIATGVVLFWNFGMNRIWTFKEV
- a CDS encoding glycosyltransferase family 4 protein, which codes for MRIGVDYTAAVKQKAGIGRYARELFKHLGKIDQQNFYILMVPRDAALHPLPSNFRYLKLPFSERLMYIFWQRLRVPIPAEIFTGPLRLFHSPDFVLPPLALTPSILTIHDLSFLRLPECFTSNLLRYLSQAVPRSIKEADFILADSGNTREDLLELMGVPSDKIEILYAGVGENFKPSNGERARTRYGLPQRFILSLGTLEPRKNFPRLIRAFAILKENLEPGNDLKLVIAGRKGWLFEAIFRAVEECGLEGEVIFPGYVEEEDLPSLYSAAELFVYPSLYEGFGLPPLEAMACGVPVVASEAPPLPEILGDAALFFSPYDVEAMASAMEKALLDKELRRKLREKGFTQSSIFSWDKSARKLLEIYQRLGENP
- the murJ gene encoding murein biosynthesis integral membrane protein MurJ, which gives rise to MKKWFFLLALAAALAGYWAPWVHHKASALVLTGLDMGEFVKFLPQFRSGELRFLREVFYLPLLLSSLSFILMASSPALSYPRWARGLLLMLAWAMALSMLPPAWSPPILLKSEFIRQTIAIVFCLTLPLAWPILKRIPSSALYSFLLLASLLGSILPSVYFEKTRPFIVMLYTQPIGWGWGIYLMLAGFAFLAGLSLSELVRRKGQKVTDGGSPEALVQPGSIARAAGILAAGNIASRVMGLGRETIIAHYFGATGEVSAFRVASIIPTMVYELLIGGMLSAALVPVLSEYASSERKEELGRVVGIVLGVFGLGLGVVVLMIELFAPLVAWLLGGGFSVELRRITTNLIRIIIPALLIFGSSGILTGLLYSLKRFSAPAFGAAVYNLGIILAAPLFSRFLDIYSLALGIVMGALLQFLILIPSLRDIPIKLSFNLRHPALKRIFMLYLPIAAGLIISEIQVAIDRNLASRTGPSSIAWMANATTLIQFPHGLISIAISTAILPTLARIALSREKNEEFLATLASGIKMVLAAAIPATVGLFILSYPIIATIFEHGRFTPYDTQYTVLALRLYLIGLVFASVDWPLNYAFYARKDTFTPAAVGVLSVLVYLGVALTLMKPMGMAGLVLADSAKHLSHCITMLLMLHRKVGSLKGYGISSTILKGALASLAMAFAVGEVLQVIPMGSFQGKLTAVIAGGFVGAGIYLAMAMIMRMEEILLIKEAVLSRLRRI
- the priA gene encoding primosomal protein N', which codes for MSEKTYAEVVVNLPLRPRRGEPFPGFHYFIPEDLRSQAFVGRGVLIPFGPRLVQGVIFSLSDHSPVEGVKPIAALLEFSLPHYQLRLAEWMSKHYLAPISECVALMTPPGIGGKARSVLRLSPEASSFAPTSKWEEAILNLLRKKGEIRAERLEEFLGPKGWHKALRNLLKKGIVIRQPILTPPIVAPKRLVYAFLVAPRKEWLRLLEPLRKRSRKAEILEYLVRAGPIPSLKDVMNATGSTRQDIRQLEEKGLVQILPSRQFLIPAVTEEELAKAVENLKKRARAQLPILEKLLSAREPVPVEEFGDAKRAIKALEDKGLVRTVEEEEQVLLTLPPEEAIVLARKEQGLSLYLEILEVLYREKKPVSAGDLYAETGCTFRHLRELEETGLIRLVREEVARDPLSGLVFEETIPPDLTSDQEKAWEKIKIGIEKGVFCSYLLFGVTGSGKTEIYLRAIEETLRRGRQAIVLIPEISLTPQTVHRFGSRFPGKIAVIHSKLSLGERYDTWWRIRRGQVSIVIGPRSALFVPLPNPGLIVVDEEHDRSYKSQKRPYYHARDVAMELGRITGSVVILGSATPDLGTFYRARKGEIHLLELPKRILWKPHDLKGKKPFILKERDDLYSSGLPPVEIVDMREEFKAGHRGIFSRTLIKALEKTLNAGEQAILFLNRRGTATFIICSNCGYVAKCKRCDVPLTYHRGNKTRAPSFLCHHCGRHYQIPANCPACGSPHIRYFGLGTEKVEDEVIRLFPSARTLRLDRDTVVWKHAHQVILEKFASRQADILVGTQMIAKGLDLPYVTLVGVISADTALHLPDLWAAERTFQLLMQVAGRAGRSPLGGRVIIQTYTPNHYAIELAARHDYEGFFKKEMEFRHLHNYPPLRGIIRLLYQHSSEKSCREKAENLYRNLIHLIGQREEVHLIGPVPCFFSRLRGRYRWQIILLAPNPQALLEEIILPGGWKIEVDPVSLL